The Bacteroidetes bacterium SB0662_bin_6 genome has a window encoding:
- a CDS encoding DUF1553 domain-containing protein, with amino-acid sequence MHLLGSRPGFLRGRVLIGLGALGALALIFLITSPTSDADVDLPDEVDFNYHIRPILSNNCYVCHGPDVSTREADLRLDLREHATARLEGGGRAIVPGNTRRSLLVQRITAEDPEVRMPAKEAKKTLSPREIALLERWIKQGAEYKEHWSLIPPAKPGVPEVPAGWPATGAIDRFIGARLSGAGLKPAPPASREGLIRRLSYVLTGLPPSPEEVRAFVADESPDAYERLVDRFLDSPRFGERWARHWMDLTRYADARGHEFDYTVQGSWRYRDYLIRAFNADVPYDRFVAEHLAGDMLETPRRHPERGFDESVLGTAFYALGDATHSPVDVRQDEADRIDNIIDVTTKTFQGLTVACARCHDHKFDPIPTTDYYSLYGIFESMRFAPTSLLTTDLTARLDSIKALKTEMRQRLADGWLGELAEAPVQQAALRFPQEEDRADEPSEPVSQGDETSSFRVLGDFRYGSFDGWFTHEPAFGRDPVMGEPILDRREMTLDSLAFGVASSQRWTRGIPGALRSPTFVIEHDTIAVMAAGHQSTLRIIIDNFQLIQAPIYGGLEQVVKDSDLRLHHFDVNMWRGRKAYVEVLAGIYEKGRHVSENHHLVGDDSTYIEVAYAVAYTGELPDMALHYSSSSGASPDAVQQAVRAWASGQAEAAQIALLNASLRQGLLGASLDPVASLIAQIEEVQTRLDEVDRFTGVTDGDAVHSPVFERGSYRVLAGDPVPHRFLTALDPDGAPFTTTASGRLELARAITNPENPLTARVMVNRLWHHVFGRGLVETVDNFGAQGKLPTHPALLDYLALRFVEQGWSVKSMIREMVRSHTFRQSTQADAQAAEIDPENLLWHYYPVRRLEAEAIRDGILAVSGRLDTTMYGEPVPIHLTEFMEGRGRPAASGPLDGAGRRSIYIAMRRNFLSPMMLAFDMPIPFSTFGKRNTTNVPAQSLTMLNDSLVVQQSAVWAGNLVALHGLDVDEKIDHIYLTALSRLPTEEERDNAIAFIRQQANGYGLSEEEAFDDLRSWAAYCHVVLNLKEFIYLVS; translated from the coding sequence ATGCATCTTTTGGGTTCACGTCCCGGGTTTTTACGAGGCCGCGTCCTGATCGGGCTTGGCGCGCTCGGCGCGTTGGCGCTGATTTTCCTGATTACTTCCCCAACATCGGATGCTGATGTGGACCTTCCCGATGAAGTGGATTTCAACTACCACATCCGGCCTATCCTTTCCAACAATTGTTATGTGTGCCACGGTCCTGACGTGAGCACCCGGGAGGCGGATCTGCGGCTGGATCTCCGCGAACACGCCACGGCCCGGCTGGAAGGGGGTGGGCGCGCCATCGTACCCGGGAATACCCGCCGAAGCCTCCTGGTGCAGCGCATCACTGCGGAAGATCCCGAGGTGCGCATGCCCGCGAAGGAGGCCAAAAAGACGCTCAGTCCTCGCGAGATCGCGCTACTCGAGCGATGGATCAAGCAGGGTGCTGAGTACAAGGAGCACTGGTCACTCATTCCCCCTGCAAAACCCGGCGTACCGGAGGTCCCTGCCGGCTGGCCGGCCACGGGCGCCATCGACCGTTTTATCGGCGCCCGGCTTTCGGGTGCAGGACTGAAGCCGGCGCCGCCTGCATCCAGGGAGGGGCTCATTCGCCGCCTGTCCTATGTGCTGACCGGGCTGCCTCCATCGCCGGAGGAGGTGCGGGCTTTTGTTGCGGACGAGTCTCCCGATGCCTATGAAAGGCTGGTTGACCGCTTTCTGGATTCTCCCCGTTTTGGAGAACGCTGGGCGCGGCACTGGATGGATCTCACCCGCTATGCGGATGCCAGAGGCCACGAGTTCGACTACACGGTTCAGGGGAGCTGGCGCTATCGGGACTACCTTATTCGCGCCTTCAACGCCGATGTACCGTATGACCGGTTTGTAGCAGAGCACCTGGCAGGGGACATGCTGGAGACGCCCCGCAGGCATCCCGAGCGGGGATTTGACGAGTCGGTGCTTGGAACGGCTTTTTATGCGCTGGGCGACGCCACGCACAGCCCGGTAGATGTGCGTCAGGATGAGGCCGATCGAATCGACAACATCATTGACGTCACGACCAAAACGTTTCAAGGGTTGACTGTGGCCTGCGCCCGCTGTCACGATCACAAGTTTGATCCCATTCCAACGACCGATTATTACTCGCTCTACGGCATTTTCGAGAGCATGCGTTTTGCCCCGACGTCGTTGCTTACTACCGACTTAACGGCGCGACTGGACTCGATCAAGGCCCTCAAAACCGAAATGCGCCAGCGTCTTGCCGACGGGTGGCTGGGAGAGCTGGCGGAGGCGCCGGTGCAGCAGGCCGCGCTGCGTTTTCCCCAGGAAGAGGATCGTGCAGACGAGCCGTCCGAACCGGTTTCGCAGGGGGATGAAACCTCTTCTTTCCGTGTTCTTGGAGATTTCCGCTATGGTAGTTTCGATGGGTGGTTTACGCACGAACCGGCTTTCGGGAGGGATCCGGTGATGGGCGAACCGATCCTGGATCGCAGGGAGATGACGCTGGACAGTCTGGCTTTCGGCGTGGCGTCGAGTCAGCGATGGACAAGGGGGATCCCGGGCGCGCTCCGGTCGCCTACGTTTGTCATCGAGCACGATACCATTGCCGTCATGGCGGCGGGACACCAATCAACCCTCCGCATCATTATCGACAATTTCCAGCTCATTCAGGCCCCCATTTACGGTGGACTCGAGCAGGTAGTGAAGGATTCGGATCTGAGACTGCACCATTTCGACGTGAATATGTGGCGCGGCCGGAAAGCCTATGTGGAGGTGTTGGCGGGTATCTATGAAAAAGGCCGGCACGTCAGCGAGAATCATCATCTTGTCGGGGACGATTCTACGTATATCGAAGTCGCCTACGCCGTGGCGTATACCGGGGAATTGCCCGATATGGCCTTACATTATTCCTCATCAAGTGGAGCGTCCCCTGATGCGGTCCAACAGGCCGTCCGCGCATGGGCTTCCGGGCAGGCCGAAGCCGCTCAGATCGCTCTCCTCAACGCTTCCCTGCGGCAGGGTCTCCTTGGCGCCTCCCTGGATCCCGTAGCCTCCCTGATCGCGCAAATCGAGGAGGTGCAGACCCGCCTTGACGAGGTAGATCGCTTTACAGGGGTGACGGATGGCGATGCCGTCCACAGCCCCGTCTTTGAACGGGGAAGCTACCGGGTGCTTGCAGGTGACCCCGTCCCGCACCGCTTCCTGACTGCACTGGATCCCGATGGCGCCCCCTTCACTACCACAGCGAGTGGGCGGCTGGAACTGGCCCGGGCCATCACCAATCCTGAAAATCCCCTGACGGCCCGCGTGATGGTGAATCGTCTTTGGCATCACGTTTTCGGACGCGGTCTTGTCGAGACGGTGGACAACTTCGGCGCGCAGGGCAAGTTGCCGACACATCCGGCCTTGCTGGACTACCTGGCGCTTCGCTTTGTCGAGCAGGGATGGTCGGTCAAGTCCATGATTCGTGAGATGGTTCGCTCCCATACGTTTCGTCAATCGACACAGGCGGATGCGCAAGCCGCCGAGATCGATCCGGAAAACCTGCTCTGGCACTACTATCCCGTACGCCGGCTCGAAGCGGAAGCCATCCGCGATGGAATCCTGGCGGTCTCAGGCCGCCTCGATACGACGATGTACGGCGAGCCGGTGCCCATTCATCTGACGGAGTTTATGGAAGGGCGCGGTCGTCCAGCGGCATCGGGTCCGCTCGACGGCGCAGGGCGACGCAGCATCTATATTGCCATGCGGCGAAACTTTCTGTCACCGATGATGCTCGCCTTTGATATGCCCATTCCTTTTTCCACCTTCGGCAAGCGCAACACCACCAACGTGCCAGCCCAGTCGCTGACGATGCTCAACGATTCCCTGGTGGTTCAGCAGTCCGCCGTTTGGGCCGGCAACCTTGTGGCCCTGCACGGCCTTGACGTTGATGAAAAGATAGACCATATTTACCTGACGGCTTTGTCCCGGCTTCCCACCGAAGAGGAGCGGGACAACGCGATTGCATTTATCCGTCAACAAGCCAATGGCTATGGACTCTCAGAGGAAGAGGCTTTCGACGATTTGAGATCCTGGGCTGCCTATTGCCACGTAGTACTGAACCTTAAAGAATTCATCTACCTGGTCTCATGA
- a CDS encoding DUF1501 domain-containing protein, with protein sequence MLTLCRNGFGSVALMGLMGTPAFGRALTNERQLPDANPFAPQVPHHVPKVRSVIFLYMDGGVSQVDSFDPKPRLDREHGQNPHDKFKVDATQFNDIGTIFKSPWEFKRYGESGLPVSELFPHVGSCADDLAVIRSMVADFPEHTNANFFLHTGIGLQGRPSMGSWVTYGLGSENQDLPGYVVLDGGLIPPGGLDNFNSGFLPASYQGSIFKAGDVPLANIVPLEATSELQRQKLKLMSQTDERLLGRIGQADQVESAITNYELAFRMQASVPELTDLSGETRATKRLYGMESDDPHTRSYAAQCLLARRLVERGVRFIELTCPRCESDRWDQHANLKEGHEHNAHAVDQPIAGLLKDLKARGLLEETLVVWAGEFGRTPFAQGTNGRDHNPSAFSIWLAGGGVKKGVVYGSTDEYGYRVVDKPTTIHDLHATMLHLLGMDHERLTYRFSGRDIRLTDVHGHVIDAVLE encoded by the coding sequence ATGTTGACCCTGTGCCGCAATGGCTTTGGGTCGGTCGCCCTGATGGGTCTGATGGGTACCCCCGCATTCGGCCGGGCGCTTACCAACGAGCGGCAGTTGCCTGACGCCAATCCGTTCGCACCACAGGTCCCGCATCATGTCCCCAAGGTGCGGAGCGTGATCTTTCTTTACATGGACGGCGGGGTTTCCCAGGTCGACAGTTTCGATCCCAAACCGCGTCTGGATCGCGAACACGGCCAGAATCCACACGACAAGTTCAAGGTGGACGCCACGCAGTTTAACGATATAGGCACCATCTTTAAAAGCCCCTGGGAATTCAAACGCTATGGCGAGAGCGGCCTTCCTGTTAGTGAGCTTTTTCCTCACGTCGGAAGTTGCGCCGACGATCTGGCAGTGATTCGGTCCATGGTGGCCGACTTTCCGGAGCACACGAATGCCAATTTCTTTCTGCACACCGGTATCGGACTTCAGGGCCGTCCGTCGATGGGCTCCTGGGTTACCTATGGACTCGGCAGTGAAAACCAGGACCTGCCCGGCTACGTGGTACTGGACGGGGGGCTGATTCCGCCGGGCGGGCTCGACAACTTCAACAGCGGTTTTCTTCCGGCTTCGTATCAGGGGTCGATTTTCAAGGCCGGCGACGTTCCGCTCGCCAACATCGTTCCTCTCGAAGCCACGTCGGAGTTGCAGCGTCAGAAGCTGAAACTGATGAGCCAGACCGACGAGCGGCTTTTGGGTCGTATCGGGCAAGCCGACCAGGTCGAGTCGGCGATCACGAACTACGAACTGGCCTTCCGGATGCAGGCCTCGGTGCCCGAACTTACGGACCTCTCAGGCGAAACACGGGCCACAAAAAGACTCTACGGGATGGAGTCCGACGATCCGCATACGCGGAGCTACGCTGCGCAGTGTCTGTTGGCGCGGCGTCTCGTTGAGCGGGGCGTGCGGTTTATCGAATTGACGTGCCCTCGCTGCGAATCTGATCGGTGGGATCAGCATGCCAACCTGAAAGAGGGGCACGAACACAACGCTCATGCGGTGGATCAACCTATTGCAGGGCTTCTGAAGGATCTGAAGGCACGCGGTTTGCTGGAGGAAACCCTCGTGGTCTGGGCCGGCGAATTCGGTCGGACACCGTTCGCGCAGGGTACGAACGGGCGGGACCACAATCCGTCGGCGTTCAGTATCTGGCTTGCGGGAGGAGGCGTTAAAAAGGGTGTGGTGTACGGTAGCACGGACGAATATGGATACCGTGTAGTGGACAAGCCTACCACGATCCACGATTTGCACGCGACGATGTTGCACCTGTTGGGCATGGACCACGAGCGGCTCACGTACCGGTTCAGCGGCCGTGACATCCGCCTGACCGATGTGCATGGTCATGTGATTGACGCGGTGCTGGAGTGA
- a CDS encoding 3-oxoacyl-ACP reductase FabG: MAFSLTNRVALVSGSSTGLGKKIAFALGQAGARVAFNYYHNESRAEATFDAFKAAGGTGVLVRADITDEEHVQGLVRQVEADLGPIDILVPNATPDQPQKPIEAYDWELYQEMLDFFIKSPYLLSRACLPHMKRQRWGRIINIISEVYSLGVAPFTAYVAAKGGQVGFSRSLASELAPYGITVNMISPGWIPVERHAKDPQKMKDTYFKTIPMGRWGVPEDVAGAVVYYASDEASFVTGQFLTINGGRSFGI, translated from the coding sequence ATGGCGTTTTCACTTACAAACCGGGTAGCCCTGGTTTCCGGCAGTTCGACAGGGTTGGGCAAGAAGATTGCCTTTGCGCTGGGTCAGGCCGGGGCTCGCGTGGCGTTCAACTATTATCACAACGAATCCCGCGCCGAGGCGACCTTTGACGCGTTTAAAGCCGCCGGCGGTACCGGCGTGCTCGTACGGGCCGATATCACGGACGAGGAACATGTGCAGGGGTTAGTCCGGCAGGTTGAAGCCGATCTTGGACCCATTGACATACTCGTACCTAATGCTACGCCCGATCAACCCCAAAAGCCTATCGAGGCCTACGACTGGGAATTATACCAGGAGATGCTCGATTTTTTCATCAAGAGTCCGTACCTGCTCAGCCGGGCTTGCCTGCCACACATGAAGCGCCAGCGCTGGGGCCGCATTATAAACATCATCAGCGAGGTGTATTCGCTTGGGGTGGCGCCGTTCACAGCCTATGTGGCGGCCAAAGGAGGACAAGTGGGGTTCTCGCGCAGCCTTGCCAGCGAACTGGCCCCGTATGGCATTACGGTCAACATGATTTCCCCCGGCTGGATTCCCGTCGAGCGCCACGCCAAGGATCCGCAGAAAATGAAGGATACCTACTTCAAGACGATCCCGATGGGCAGGTGGGGCGTTCCGGAGGACGTGGCCGGCGCCGTAGTGTATTACGCCAGCGATGAAGCCTCCTTTGTCACCGGGCAGTTTCTCACCATCAACGGGGGGCGATCCTTTGGAATATAG
- a CDS encoding substrate-binding domain-containing protein has translation MNLFKYGNALVVLVAGMLVMQGCGQGRDRGAERPTVGFVTNGIASFWVFAERGARDAAEEFEVDVAVMMPPDGVAGQKRMVQDLLARQVDGIAITPSDPQNQAGLLAEIAANTHLITHDSDAPESDRLVYIGMDNYDAGRMCGRLLKKAMPEGGEVVLFIGLLGQLNSDLRRQGVIDELLDRSHDPTRRDPVDEVIEGDTFTILDTRVDGFDFARAKSQVEEALARYPDIDGMAGLFVYNPPQILEAVREAGKLDQVAIVGFDEDDITLQAIKDGEIAGTIVQNPYRYGYESVRVLAALARGDRSVLPESQIIHIPAREITAENVDGFRAETKRLLGEEAN, from the coding sequence ATGAACCTTTTCAAGTACGGGAACGCACTGGTTGTCCTCGTAGCGGGTATGCTCGTGATGCAGGGGTGCGGCCAGGGCAGAGACCGCGGCGCCGAGCGCCCCACCGTGGGCTTCGTTACCAACGGCATCGCTTCGTTTTGGGTCTTTGCCGAGCGAGGCGCACGCGATGCGGCGGAGGAATTCGAGGTGGATGTCGCCGTGATGATGCCCCCCGACGGCGTAGCCGGGCAAAAGCGCATGGTGCAGGATCTCCTGGCGCGCCAGGTCGACGGCATCGCTATTACACCCAGTGATCCCCAAAATCAGGCCGGTCTGCTGGCCGAAATCGCCGCCAACACGCATTTGATCACGCACGACTCGGATGCGCCCGAAAGCGACCGCCTTGTCTACATAGGCATGGACAACTACGATGCCGGACGCATGTGCGGACGATTGCTTAAAAAGGCCATGCCGGAAGGAGGCGAAGTGGTGCTCTTCATAGGCCTGTTGGGCCAACTCAACTCCGATTTGCGACGGCAGGGCGTCATTGACGAATTGCTCGATCGCTCGCATGACCCCACGCGCCGGGATCCGGTGGACGAGGTGATCGAAGGCGATACCTTCACGATACTCGACACCCGTGTCGACGGGTTTGATTTCGCGCGCGCCAAGTCCCAGGTCGAGGAGGCCCTCGCCCGCTACCCGGATATCGACGGCATGGCAGGTCTGTTTGTGTACAACCCGCCGCAGATACTGGAGGCCGTGCGCGAGGCCGGCAAGCTCGATCAGGTTGCCATTGTCGGCTTCGATGAGGACGATATCACCCTGCAAGCCATCAAGGACGGCGAGATCGCCGGAACGATCGTGCAGAACCCGTACCGCTACGGCTATGAGTCGGTGCGGGTGCTGGCCGCACTGGCTCGCGGCGACCGTTCGGTATTGCCCGAGAGCCAGATCATCCACATTCCGGCCCGCGAAATCACCGCGGAGAATGTGGATGGTTTCCGGGCCGAGACCAAGCGGCTTCTGGGCGAGGAAGCGAACTGA
- a CDS encoding sugar ABC transporter ATP-binding protein codes for MGAAAPLLSAQGITRYFPGVVALRAVDMHLHRGEVLSVVGENGAGKSTLMKILAGIQQPHAGRIALEGRQVAISTSSRAAELGIALIHQELNLADNLSVGANIFLGREPGRLGWMDQRRIFEASEHVLARVGLAISPKMRVQHLSIGRRQLVEIAKALSADARILIMDEPTSSLSVSEAGVLFEVIDDLRSKGVSIIYVSHRLQEVEAMSDRVLVLRDGENAGELAREEITHETMVRKMVGRDVSRFYARTTHPIGSTALKADDLVTPAWPGCPLTFNLRAGEIVGLAGLVGAGRTELLRVLFGIDRALGGRIEAAGKEVAFQRVSDAIAAGLALVPEDRKQQGLVLELALRHNLTLAGLRRHQRVGGWLNRRREVEDSRRMIEALAIKTPTDTRRAGLLSGGNQQKAVLGKWLSLRPRVLLLDEPTRGIDIGAKQEIYQMMEALAGEGIAILFVSSELEEILRMSDRVLVMHEGRITGELDRNAMSEAAVMHLATGGDDALTKE; via the coding sequence ATGGGCGCCGCCGCCCCTCTTTTGTCCGCGCAGGGCATAACCAGATATTTTCCCGGCGTTGTCGCGCTGCGAGCCGTGGATATGCATCTCCATCGGGGTGAAGTCCTTTCGGTCGTCGGCGAGAATGGGGCGGGCAAGAGCACGTTGATGAAGATTCTGGCCGGCATCCAGCAGCCTCATGCGGGCCGGATCGCGCTGGAAGGCCGCCAGGTCGCTATTTCCACCAGCAGCCGTGCCGCCGAGCTCGGGATCGCCCTGATCCACCAGGAACTCAACTTGGCGGACAACCTCAGCGTGGGAGCCAACATTTTTCTGGGACGCGAGCCCGGGCGCCTCGGATGGATGGACCAGCGCCGGATTTTCGAGGCCTCCGAGCATGTGCTGGCGCGTGTCGGGTTGGCCATCTCCCCGAAGATGCGGGTACAGCATCTCTCCATAGGGCGCCGGCAATTGGTTGAGATTGCCAAAGCCCTCTCGGCCGATGCGCGGATCCTGATCATGGATGAACCGACTTCCAGCTTGTCGGTGAGCGAGGCGGGCGTGCTCTTCGAGGTCATCGACGATCTTCGATCCAAAGGCGTAAGCATTATTTATGTGTCCCATCGCCTTCAGGAAGTGGAGGCGATGTCGGACAGGGTACTGGTATTGCGCGACGGAGAAAACGCCGGTGAACTGGCCCGCGAAGAGATTACGCATGAGACGATGGTCCGGAAGATGGTCGGCCGGGATGTTTCCCGGTTTTATGCCCGGACGACGCATCCCATCGGATCGACGGCGCTGAAGGCGGACGACCTCGTAACCCCGGCCTGGCCCGGCTGTCCCTTGACGTTCAACCTCCGGGCAGGCGAAATCGTCGGGTTGGCCGGTCTCGTCGGGGCAGGCCGCACCGAGCTTCTCCGGGTTTTGTTCGGGATCGACCGGGCGTTGGGGGGACGCATCGAGGCAGCTGGAAAAGAAGTCGCTTTTCAGCGCGTGAGCGACGCCATTGCAGCCGGGCTGGCGCTGGTCCCCGAAGATCGGAAACAACAGGGTCTTGTGCTTGAGCTGGCGCTCCGGCATAACCTGACACTGGCCGGACTCCGGCGTCACCAGCGGGTCGGAGGATGGCTCAATCGGCGCCGGGAAGTGGAAGATTCCCGTCGGATGATCGAGGCGCTTGCGATAAAAACCCCAACCGATACCAGGCGGGCAGGGTTGCTTTCAGGGGGCAACCAGCAAAAAGCGGTGTTGGGCAAGTGGCTCTCGCTCCGGCCACGGGTGTTGCTGCTGGATGAACCTACGCGCGGCATCGATATCGGCGCCAAACAGGAAATATATCAGATGATGGAAGCGCTGGCAGGCGAAGGAATCGCCATTCTTTTTGTCAGTAGCGAGCTGGAAGAGATCCTCAGGATGTCCGACCGCGTTCTGGTCATGCATGAAGGCCGTATCACAGGTGAACTGGACCGGAACGCGATGAGCGAGGCAGCCGTCATGCATCTGGCCACGGGCGGCGACGATGCGTTGACCAAAGAGTGA
- a CDS encoding ABC transporter permease, with protein MKHILGISGLLIAVFLFTALLEPNFLTAYNLQNTLRWTGLFGIISIGAAFVIITGGIDLSVGSVVGLVGVLLPMFLVAQGWSVPLALTAVLLISLGLGLLHGVLVTRMNLQPFVVTLCGLLFYRGIARWISGDQTQGFGGEFEGLRQLAIGRLPLTDTFGLPMPFLVLIVLAVLAGLFLNYTVWGRYMLALGHNEEAARFSGINTDRMVILAYVFGAGTAGIGGVLFALDVNSVQPAVHGNFYELYAIAAAVLGGCSLRGGEGSILGVVIGAAVLRVLYNAINILGIPTQLEFAIIGAVILLGVMADELVKRFAAARSTARQTAVGDAVLDDPPRDSAHGDPD; from the coding sequence ATGAAACATATCCTCGGCATCAGCGGGCTTCTCATTGCCGTGTTCCTCTTCACGGCGCTGCTCGAACCCAACTTTCTCACGGCCTATAACCTGCAAAACACCCTGCGCTGGACGGGCCTGTTCGGCATTATCAGCATAGGGGCGGCCTTTGTCATCATCACGGGCGGCATTGACCTGTCGGTCGGGTCGGTAGTGGGTCTGGTCGGCGTGTTGCTTCCCATGTTCCTGGTGGCGCAGGGGTGGTCCGTTCCTCTGGCCCTGACTGCGGTGCTGCTGATTTCGCTGGGTTTGGGCCTGTTGCACGGCGTCCTGGTGACCAGGATGAACCTTCAACCCTTTGTGGTGACGTTGTGCGGCCTGCTGTTTTATCGCGGGATTGCCCGCTGGATCAGCGGCGACCAGACCCAGGGGTTTGGCGGCGAGTTCGAAGGATTGCGTCAGCTTGCCATTGGCCGCCTTCCATTGACCGACACGTTCGGTTTGCCGATGCCTTTTCTGGTGCTGATCGTGCTGGCGGTGCTGGCGGGCCTGTTTCTCAACTACACCGTGTGGGGGCGATACATGCTGGCGCTGGGGCACAACGAAGAAGCCGCGCGTTTCAGCGGGATCAATACGGATCGCATGGTGATCCTGGCCTATGTTTTCGGCGCCGGGACGGCTGGCATCGGAGGGGTGCTTTTCGCGCTGGACGTCAACTCGGTGCAACCGGCTGTTCATGGCAACTTTTATGAACTGTATGCCATTGCTGCGGCGGTGCTGGGCGGATGCAGCCTGCGTGGAGGGGAGGGCTCCATTCTGGGCGTGGTAATCGGGGCGGCGGTCCTCCGGGTGCTCTACAACGCCATAAACATTCTCGGCATCCCGACCCAGCTGGAGTTCGCGATTATCGGGGCGGTAATCCTGCTGGGCGTGATGGCCGATGAACTGGTCAAACGGTTTGCCGCCGCCCGGAGCACGGCGCGCCAGACGGCCGTGGGCGATGCGGTCCTGGACGATCCGCCTCGCGACAGCGCGCACGGCGATCCGGATTAG